In one Gemmatimonadota bacterium genomic region, the following are encoded:
- a CDS encoding electron transfer flavoprotein subunit alpha/FixB family protein, whose protein sequence is MANVFAFAETRNGELRKIALEAVTAARSVADATGGQVHAFVAGATGIEHCAAQLAKYGADEVVVAEHAAFAKYNPEAVAAIVAERVRTGGYRVAIFPTSALGSDLAPRVAAKLGVGLVTDVTDIKLDGDAVIVKHPVNIGKVLATVKIASNPALVAIRANMFTPVESPRAGTIQHAAPVGDPDASRVVVKEVKLGGGTKLDLGEAPVIVSGGRGLKGPENFHLVEELAAAFGNAAVGATRVVTDEGWRPHSDQIGQTGRLVSPDLYVAVGISGAIQHLAGMRTSRTIVAINKDKEAPIFKIADYGIVGDLFEVVPALTAAVKEARARG, encoded by the coding sequence ATGGCAAACGTATTTGCATTTGCGGAGACCCGTAACGGCGAGCTTCGCAAGATAGCGCTCGAGGCCGTAACCGCGGCACGTTCGGTAGCCGACGCCACTGGTGGTCAGGTACACGCGTTCGTCGCCGGTGCGACGGGTATCGAGCACTGCGCGGCGCAACTCGCGAAGTACGGAGCGGACGAGGTGGTTGTCGCCGAGCATGCCGCATTCGCGAAGTACAATCCGGAAGCTGTCGCAGCGATCGTCGCCGAGCGCGTACGCACTGGCGGATATCGCGTCGCGATCTTTCCAACGTCCGCGCTCGGTAGCGATCTCGCACCGCGCGTCGCGGCGAAGCTCGGCGTGGGCCTCGTCACCGATGTTACGGACATCAAGCTGGATGGTGACGCGGTAATCGTGAAGCATCCGGTGAACATCGGCAAGGTGCTCGCGACGGTGAAGATCGCATCCAATCCCGCGCTGGTGGCGATACGGGCGAACATGTTCACTCCGGTGGAGAGTCCGCGCGCCGGAACGATTCAGCACGCCGCTCCGGTCGGTGATCCTGACGCATCGCGTGTGGTGGTGAAGGAAGTAAAGCTCGGTGGTGGCACGAAACTGGATCTTGGCGAGGCGCCGGTAATCGTCAGCGGCGGTCGCGGACTCAAGGGACCCGAGAATTTCCATCTGGTGGAAGAGCTTGCAGCCGCTTTCGGTAATGCTGCGGTCGGTGCGACGCGTGTCGTGACCGACGAGGGCTGGCGTCCACACAGCGATCAGATCGGGCAGACGGGGAGACTGGTAAGTCCGGATCTGTATGTCGCAGTCGGCATATCGGGCGCGATCCAGCATCTCGCGGGAATGCGCACATCCAGGACGATCGTCGCGATCAACAAGGACAAGGAAGCACCGATCTTCAAGATCGCCGATTACGGAATCGTCGGTGACCTCTTCGAGGTCGTTCCCGCGCTCACAGCAGCGGTCAAGGAGGCCAGGGCCCGCGGGTGA
- a CDS encoding electron transfer flavoprotein subunit beta/FixA family protein, giving the protein MKIAVCIKRVPDMDVRFKIAAIGNAVDEGGLKFDMNDFDSWAVEAALQIKDRDAATEVVIVSLGTDAVQETIRKALAMGADRGVELKADHIPFDGLAIARALAAELKDGGYDLILFGKQSADSSNGVVGAMVGELLGLPLVTAISKLEISGRTGSAKREIEGGQEFVDFPLPAVLTIDQGLNIARYPALKGIMAAKKKPLEVKPAQLGVQTVTVTQMELPPERAPGRIIGEGVAAVPELVRLLQTEAKVL; this is encoded by the coding sequence GTGAAAATTGCCGTGTGCATCAAGCGCGTCCCGGACATGGACGTTCGCTTCAAGATTGCCGCTATCGGAAACGCGGTGGACGAGGGCGGCCTCAAGTTCGACATGAACGACTTCGACTCGTGGGCGGTCGAGGCGGCTCTACAGATCAAGGACCGGGACGCCGCCACCGAAGTGGTCATTGTTTCGCTGGGGACCGATGCGGTTCAGGAGACGATCCGCAAGGCGCTCGCGATGGGTGCCGACCGCGGCGTGGAGCTCAAGGCCGACCACATTCCGTTCGATGGGCTGGCGATTGCACGTGCGCTGGCGGCGGAGCTCAAGGATGGCGGTTATGATCTGATTCTGTTCGGCAAGCAATCGGCTGATTCGTCCAATGGGGTCGTGGGTGCCATGGTTGGCGAGCTGTTGGGACTGCCTCTGGTCACGGCGATCTCCAAACTGGAAATATCCGGACGGACGGGATCTGCCAAGCGCGAGATCGAGGGCGGGCAGGAGTTCGTCGACTTTCCATTGCCGGCAGTTCTGACGATCGATCAGGGATTGAACATTGCGCGCTATCCCGCGCTCAAGGGGATCATGGCCGCAAAGAAAAAGCCGCTCGAAGTAAAGCCAGCACAGCTGGGTGTGCAGACCGTCACTGTGACGCAGATGGAACTACCCCCTGAGCGCGCGCCAGGACGCATCATCGGCGAAGGCGTCGCGGCCGTACCGGAGCTCGTGAGACTGCTCCAGACTGAAGCGAAGGTTCTATAA
- a CDS encoding methyltransferase domain-containing protein, producing MTRALAGAKLVADLERRFVTVNDDVRVGGRDVNILRPRSAEDLISESDFDRDERLPYWAELWPSSTILANFIVAHKRPRGRAIEIGAGVGLVSIAAAIAGHAITASDYYDDALAFARANAFRNLGREIDTALIDWRHVSPDVARFDFVLASDVLYESRYAPLVASVVDRLLAASGVAYVADPGRVAANAFADACVDLGLAIRTTATRPYQAGDVRQTITVYEVTRP from the coding sequence GTGACGCGAGCGCTGGCAGGCGCCAAGCTTGTCGCCGATCTCGAGCGACGCTTCGTGACTGTCAACGACGACGTCCGCGTAGGCGGCAGGGACGTCAACATTCTGCGGCCGCGCAGTGCGGAGGACCTCATCAGCGAGAGCGATTTCGACCGGGACGAGCGATTGCCGTACTGGGCCGAGCTGTGGCCATCATCGACCATTCTGGCCAATTTCATCGTCGCTCATAAGAGACCCCGCGGCCGTGCCATAGAGATTGGCGCAGGCGTCGGACTCGTGAGCATCGCCGCCGCGATCGCAGGCCACGCGATCACCGCGAGCGATTATTATGACGACGCCCTGGCATTCGCGCGGGCGAATGCGTTTCGCAACCTCGGCCGGGAGATCGACACCGCTCTCATCGACTGGCGCCATGTGTCACCGGACGTCGCGCGCTTCGATTTCGTGCTCGCCTCCGACGTGCTTTACGAATCGCGCTACGCACCACTCGTCGCGAGTGTAGTCGACCGGCTGTTGGCCGCAAGTGGCGTCGCCTACGTGGCCGATCCCGGCCGCGTTGCTGCGAATGCGTTTGCCGACGCGTGCGTGGACCTCGGACTTGCGATACGTACCACCGCTACCCGGCCATATCAGGCCGGTGATGTGCGGCAGACCATTACGGTCTATGAGGTGACGCGACCGTAA
- a CDS encoding heterodisulfide reductase-related iron-sulfur binding cluster gives MTIGRGVFIFVVVVALAFFSYNAQRLVRYMRTIGRPDDRSDNPATRIRNLFLIGFGQTKILRDPVAGSLHASVFWGFVVLTIGTAEIIISGLFPGFSYAMILPAPIYALYTLSQELFALLVLAAVTVLLYRRIVVKPARLQGDKVHSGDAILILSMIGALMVSLLSLGAFEFALHPGTGTVFQPISLALSHALTGLPTWGLEAGRATSWWFHALLILIFLNYLPYSKHLHVLTSLPNTYLSNTSGPGVKGAMSYMDLEAEGVEQFGASDVTQLGWKNLLDSYSCTECGRCTAVCPAHITGKLLSPRKIMINTRQRLMELAPLATGDFGEFEHPQLVAGEGGDAGDATVTATLQNTLLDNYITEEELWACTSCRACVQECPVSIDQLDIINELRRNLVLMESRFPPEIQPAFESMERNGSPWAFNPGDRGKWAEGMDIPTMAEMIERGERPEVLFWVGCMGSFDDRAKKIAVAFARVLQAAHVRFAILGQEEKCNGDPARRMGNEYLYQLLARDNIETLDRYGVETIVTNCPHCFHQIGNEYPQLGGNYEVIHHSTYIEKLLEENRLPLNGEGKQLTVAYHDSCYLGRYNDVYEAPRETLRRSLPMMTLVEPPRTRSKALCCGAGGGRMWMEETVGKRINAERTEELLATGADVLAVACPFCMTMIGDGVKGQNSDVPVYDISEVVAQQLL, from the coding sequence ATGACCATTGGACGCGGCGTATTCATATTCGTGGTGGTGGTCGCGCTGGCGTTCTTTTCCTACAACGCGCAGCGCCTCGTACGGTACATGCGCACGATCGGCCGTCCGGACGACCGCAGCGATAATCCTGCCACAAGGATCCGTAATCTCTTCCTGATCGGATTCGGTCAGACAAAGATCCTGCGCGATCCAGTTGCCGGCTCGCTGCACGCGTCGGTGTTCTGGGGCTTCGTGGTGCTGACGATCGGCACCGCCGAGATAATAATCAGCGGGCTGTTCCCCGGTTTCAGTTACGCGATGATCCTGCCAGCGCCCATCTACGCGCTGTACACCCTGTCGCAGGAATTATTTGCGCTGCTGGTGCTCGCGGCCGTTACGGTGCTGCTGTATCGACGCATAGTCGTCAAGCCTGCAAGGCTTCAGGGCGACAAGGTTCACTCGGGCGACGCGATCCTGATCCTATCGATGATCGGCGCGCTGATGGTGAGCCTGCTGTCGCTGGGTGCGTTCGAGTTCGCGCTGCATCCCGGTACCGGCACGGTGTTTCAACCGATCTCGCTTGCGCTGTCGCACGCGCTCACCGGGCTGCCCACGTGGGGCCTGGAAGCTGGCCGCGCGACGAGCTGGTGGTTCCACGCGCTACTTATTCTGATCTTTCTGAATTATCTGCCGTACTCCAAACATCTTCACGTTCTCACGTCGCTGCCCAACACCTACCTGTCCAACACGAGTGGACCCGGTGTGAAGGGAGCGATGAGCTACATGGATCTGGAAGCCGAGGGTGTCGAGCAGTTCGGCGCTTCGGACGTGACGCAGCTTGGATGGAAGAACCTGCTGGACAGCTATTCCTGCACGGAGTGCGGGCGCTGCACGGCTGTATGTCCGGCACACATCACGGGCAAGCTGTTGAGCCCGCGCAAGATCATGATCAACACGCGTCAGCGCCTAATGGAGCTTGCGCCGCTTGCGACGGGTGATTTCGGCGAATTCGAGCATCCGCAGCTCGTCGCTGGAGAGGGCGGCGATGCAGGAGACGCGACCGTCACGGCTACTCTGCAGAATACGCTGCTGGACAACTACATCACGGAAGAGGAGTTGTGGGCGTGCACCAGCTGCCGTGCATGCGTTCAGGAGTGCCCGGTATCGATCGACCAGCTCGACATCATCAACGAGCTTCGGCGCAACCTGGTGTTGATGGAATCGCGTTTTCCGCCGGAGATTCAGCCGGCGTTCGAGTCGATGGAGCGCAACGGATCGCCGTGGGCGTTCAATCCAGGAGACAGAGGCAAGTGGGCGGAAGGAATGGACATCCCCACGATGGCCGAGATGATAGAGCGCGGCGAACGCCCGGAGGTGCTCTTCTGGGTCGGATGCATGGGGTCGTTCGACGATCGCGCGAAGAAGATCGCGGTCGCGTTTGCCCGAGTGCTTCAGGCGGCACACGTGCGTTTCGCGATTCTCGGTCAGGAAGAGAAGTGCAACGGTGATCCTGCGCGCCGCATGGGGAACGAGTATCTGTACCAGCTGCTGGCGCGTGACAACATCGAGACGCTGGACCGCTACGGCGTCGAGACGATCGTAACCAACTGTCCGCACTGCTTCCATCAGATCGGTAACGAATATCCGCAGCTTGGCGGCAATTATGAAGTCATCCACCACTCGACTTACATCGAGAAGCTGCTGGAGGAGAACCGCCTTCCGCTCAACGGCGAGGGCAAGCAGCTGACCGTGGCATATCACGATTCCTGCTACCTTGGCCGCTACAATGACGTGTACGAGGCACCGCGCGAGACACTGCGACGTTCGCTGCCGATGATGACACTCGTAGAGCCGCCCCGCACGCGCAGCAAGGCACTCTGCTGCGGCGCCGGCGGTGGAAGAATGTGGATGGAAGAGACCGTCGGCAAGCGCATCAACGCCGAGCGCACCGAGGAACTTCTCGCTACAGGTGCAGACGTCCTCGCAGTGGCATGCCCCTTCTGCATGACCATGATCGGCGATGGCGTAAAGGGCCAGAATTCCGACGTTCCGGTGTACGACATCTCCGAGGTCGTTGCACAGCAACTGCTGTAG
- a CDS encoding RagB/SusD family nutrient uptake outer membrane protein, with amino-acid sequence MTTINIRRLRRDARSIAGLLAVAVVSATFIACNSINDALHVTAPDKIDAKSLQDPAFATLLVNSTVGNFECGYGAFVAVGGLLSDELVDVGITASRWPYDRRDVQTSDGAYSTNTCDNTTPGVYTPISTARYTADTVSALLKSWTDQQVPGRQDLLAKALIYAGYDRIMLGELFCSAAIDRGPELTSLEVLAQAEQKFSDGLTAAQAANDPTLTALAYMGRARARLDQGNLTGADVDAKQVPPGFVYNATADIASSVRTNRVYAQFNSKLASVTPQFIGLTVPTASGGTVPDTRIADSTTGKNGADNHTPLIVSNKYRAGDAPIRIGSYEEAQLIIAEAEGGQVAVNIINKLRIAAGLPGAFQSTDATAIKNQVIDERSRELFLQGTRAYDIRRLNLPQVPAAGVAYLHGGTYGTEMCLPLPDVERNNNPNINKTGA; translated from the coding sequence ATGACGACGATAAATATTCGCCGCTTGCGGCGGGACGCGCGATCGATCGCGGGGTTGTTGGCAGTCGCTGTGGTATCAGCGACGTTCATTGCCTGCAACTCGATCAATGACGCGCTGCACGTTACTGCGCCGGACAAGATCGACGCGAAATCGCTTCAAGACCCGGCGTTCGCGACATTACTTGTGAACAGCACGGTTGGAAATTTCGAGTGCGGTTACGGCGCTTTCGTCGCCGTCGGCGGACTCCTGAGCGATGAGCTCGTGGACGTCGGGATTACCGCGTCGCGTTGGCCGTACGATAGGCGGGATGTACAGACGAGCGACGGCGCATACTCGACGAACACGTGCGACAACACTACTCCCGGCGTTTACACGCCGATCTCGACCGCGCGTTACACGGCTGACACGGTGTCAGCGCTGCTGAAGTCCTGGACGGATCAACAGGTACCTGGTCGCCAGGATCTCCTGGCGAAGGCGCTTATCTACGCTGGCTACGATCGGATCATGCTTGGCGAGCTGTTCTGCAGCGCGGCGATCGATCGCGGGCCGGAGCTTACGTCGCTCGAGGTACTTGCGCAGGCGGAGCAGAAGTTCAGCGACGGCCTCACTGCGGCTCAAGCTGCCAATGATCCGACGCTCACCGCGCTCGCGTATATGGGTCGTGCACGCGCGCGGTTGGATCAGGGAAACCTGACCGGTGCGGATGTCGATGCCAAGCAGGTGCCGCCCGGATTCGTTTACAATGCGACGGCTGACATCGCAAGCAGCGTGCGGACGAACCGAGTATACGCTCAATTCAACTCCAAACTTGCCTCGGTGACGCCACAGTTCATCGGTCTGACGGTTCCGACGGCGAGTGGTGGTACGGTGCCTGATACCCGCATCGCGGATTCAACCACGGGGAAGAATGGGGCGGACAATCATACGCCGTTGATCGTGAGCAACAAGTATCGCGCGGGCGATGCGCCGATTCGCATCGGCAGCTACGAGGAGGCGCAGCTGATCATCGCCGAAGCGGAGGGAGGGCAGGTCGCAGTCAACATCATCAACAAGCTTCGGATCGCGGCGGGGCTGCCCGGCGCATTCCAGAGCACAGATGCGACGGCGATCAAGAACCAGGTGATTGACGAACGATCCCGCGAGCTGTTCCTCCAGGGAACGCGCGCCTACGACATCCGACGGCTCAACCTTCCACAGGTTCCGGCCGCTGGCGTCGCCTACTTGCATGGCGGAACGTACGGCACCGAGATGTGCCTGCCACTGCCAGACGTGGAGAGGAACAACAACCCGAACATCAATAAAACGGGAGCCTGA
- the glp gene encoding gephyrin-like molybdotransferase Glp, with product MSRGAVSAAEASEQILASVERMPVECVPLSSALGAVLAEPVAARASIPPWRASSMDGYAVRASDIARVPCTLRVIGEVAAGSEAPVSVKTGEAVRIMTGAPVPASADTVVRVEDTDAGSELVEIRNSRDAGRNVRPLGEDFLKGDVILRAGEYVSPAAIGVLASSGIATVATYRQPTVSIVSSGDELVRVEGFDAVMSGNRIVSSNSYSLPAMVRESGGRPRDGGITRDDPLALRNAIEGAMACDLLITSGGVSVGDHDFTRTVMKDMGVDIKFWRARIRPGGPVVFGIIDGRPWIGLPGNPVSAMVTFELFVRPAILKMLGETLIFPATRIVTLDERISLIGDLTHYLRVVLTQRDGVDHARLTGTQSSGALTSMLRANALLIVPEGQHECHPGEQFRAIPLRDSVFRSAVFPA from the coding sequence TTGAGTCGGGGAGCGGTCAGCGCCGCCGAGGCATCGGAGCAGATTCTCGCCTCGGTCGAGCGCATGCCGGTCGAATGCGTTCCGCTCTCATCCGCGCTCGGTGCCGTGCTCGCCGAACCAGTCGCCGCACGTGCCAGCATTCCTCCATGGCGCGCGTCGTCGATGGACGGATATGCGGTGAGAGCGAGCGATATCGCCCGCGTCCCGTGCACGTTGCGCGTCATCGGAGAGGTTGCGGCTGGCAGCGAGGCGCCAGTATCAGTGAAGACCGGGGAGGCCGTCAGAATCATGACCGGAGCCCCCGTTCCGGCAAGCGCCGACACTGTTGTGCGCGTGGAAGACACCGATGCCGGCTCGGAACTCGTCGAGATCCGCAATTCGCGCGATGCGGGACGCAACGTGCGCCCACTCGGCGAGGATTTCCTCAAGGGAGACGTGATCCTCAGGGCGGGCGAGTATGTGAGTCCCGCGGCGATCGGCGTGCTCGCGTCCTCCGGCATCGCGACTGTCGCAACCTACCGCCAGCCTACCGTATCGATCGTTTCGTCAGGCGACGAGCTGGTTCGCGTCGAGGGTTTCGACGCGGTGATGAGCGGCAACCGCATCGTATCATCGAACAGTTATTCCCTCCCGGCGATGGTGCGCGAATCGGGCGGACGGCCCCGCGATGGCGGCATCACGCGCGATGATCCGCTTGCACTGCGCAACGCGATCGAGGGTGCGATGGCGTGCGATCTCCTGATCACGAGTGGCGGCGTTTCCGTCGGTGATCATGACTTCACACGCACAGTCATGAAGGATATGGGTGTCGACATCAAGTTCTGGCGCGCGCGTATCCGGCCAGGCGGCCCTGTAGTGTTCGGTATCATCGATGGCCGCCCCTGGATCGGACTGCCGGGTAATCCGGTGTCCGCAATGGTTACGTTCGAGCTCTTCGTGCGGCCAGCGATTCTCAAGATGCTTGGCGAGACGCTGATTTTCCCCGCAACACGAATCGTGACACTCGACGAGCGCATCTCATTGATCGGCGACCTGACACACTACCTGCGCGTAGTGCTGACCCAGCGCGACGGCGTGGATCACGCGCGCCTTACCGGTACGCAGAGCTCAGGAGCGCTGACGTCCATGTTGCGCGCCAACGCGCTGCTCATAGTTCCCGAGGGCCAGCACGAGTGTCATCCGGGCGAGCAGTTCCGCGCGATTCCCCTGCGGGACTCCGTATTTCGGTCAGCAGTCTTCCCCGCGTGA
- the dacB gene encoding D-alanyl-D-alanine carboxypeptidase/D-alanyl-D-alanine-endopeptidase has protein sequence MQQIDGALIAEVSRVRMRAIAAWLAPVSLAAATACAPAPRTGAIPATAHGRAALEARIDTWIGNPIFRTAEWAILVVNPQSGDTIYAHDPALLMVPASNMKIITSSVALTQLGPDFRFSTTFARHGALANGVLNGDLVVTGRGDPTLSNHMRGNASAAMDTLADSIVAHGIREITGHIYSGADNFPGPAVGAGWDWDDLDSSDGAGVDELLFNEGMSRVVVHGPAGDSTVKSAPAAIPTQDYLRELQLALERRGVHTTLGVGESVVPRDAVPLDTLFVVQSVPLSQILPYFLKPSQNQMGEVLMRTLGLERTGVGIADSGIAVAGRQLSAWGIPRDGYQLHDGSGMARADLISPETIVRIFDRMQANPNFATFYNALPIAGVDGTIARRMIGTPAANNVHAKTGSLHWVRSLSGYVTDADGERLIFSVLANKWTTPPSAVTMTADSIAAALASYHK, from the coding sequence ATGCAGCAGATTGACGGCGCCCTGATCGCGGAAGTGTCGCGTGTACGCATGCGCGCGATCGCAGCGTGGCTGGCGCCCGTTTCACTCGCCGCCGCAACTGCATGCGCACCGGCCCCACGCACCGGCGCGATACCTGCAACGGCACACGGACGAGCCGCTCTCGAAGCGCGGATCGACACATGGATCGGGAATCCGATCTTCCGAACGGCCGAATGGGCAATTCTCGTAGTGAATCCGCAGAGTGGTGACACCATCTACGCGCACGATCCCGCGCTGCTGATGGTCCCTGCATCCAACATGAAGATCATCACATCTTCCGTTGCACTCACACAGCTCGGCCCGGACTTTCGTTTTTCCACGACGTTTGCAAGACACGGCGCGCTCGCCAACGGAGTCCTGAACGGCGATCTGGTGGTGACCGGCCGCGGAGATCCGACGCTGAGCAACCATATGCGCGGCAACGCGAGCGCGGCTATGGACACTCTCGCGGATTCGATCGTCGCGCACGGCATTCGCGAGATCACGGGACACATCTATTCGGGCGCCGACAACTTCCCCGGTCCTGCGGTCGGCGCAGGCTGGGACTGGGACGATCTCGATTCGTCGGACGGAGCCGGCGTCGACGAGCTGCTGTTCAACGAAGGAATGTCGCGCGTGGTCGTGCACGGACCAGCTGGTGACAGCACCGTGAAGTCGGCGCCCGCGGCAATCCCCACGCAGGACTACCTCCGCGAGTTGCAACTCGCACTCGAACGGCGTGGTGTGCATACGACGCTTGGAGTCGGGGAAAGCGTCGTTCCGCGCGATGCGGTTCCGCTCGACACTCTGTTCGTCGTCCAGTCTGTGCCGCTGAGTCAGATTCTTCCGTACTTTCTAAAGCCGTCGCAGAATCAGATGGGCGAGGTCCTCATGCGCACGCTCGGTCTCGAACGCACGGGCGTTGGTATCGCTGACAGCGGCATCGCTGTCGCGGGCCGCCAACTCTCGGCGTGGGGAATTCCGCGCGACGGTTACCAGCTGCATGACGGAAGTGGAATGGCACGCGCCGATCTGATTTCTCCGGAAACGATCGTGCGAATATTCGACCGAATGCAGGCAAATCCCAACTTCGCAACGTTCTACAACGCGCTCCCGATCGCCGGAGTCGACGGCACGATCGCGCGCCGCATGATCGGAACACCTGCGGCGAACAACGTACACGCGAAGACCGGCTCCCTGCACTGGGTCCGGTCGCTCTCAGGCTACGTAACCGACGCCGATGGTGAACGGCTCATCTTCAGCGTTCTCGCCAACAAGTGGACCACACCGCCTTCCGCGGTAACGATGACGGCCGACTCGATCGCGGCGGCGCTGGCGTCGTACCACAAGTGA